A single genomic interval of Lathyrus oleraceus cultivar Zhongwan6 chromosome 7, CAAS_Psat_ZW6_1.0, whole genome shotgun sequence harbors:
- the LOC127102164 gene encoding 2-oxoglutarate-Fe(II) type oxidoreductase hxnY, whose product MEKESAEAVLNCIDLSKVNIQQSVNLLKQSCTDSGFFYIINHGISQEFMDKVFDQSQKFFNLPLNEKMKVLRNDHNRGYTPLLDEILDPQNQLHGDFKEGYYIGVEANDSLDHKPFHGPNLWPASDVLPGWRETMEEYQRQALEVGRAVAKIIALALDLDANFFDKPETLGDPIAILRLLHYQDKISEPSQGLYAAGAHTDYGLITLLATDDVPGLQICKDKEAKPQIWEDVTPLKGAFIVNLGDMLERWSNCSFKSTLHRVIGNGQERYSIAYFLEPGHDCLVECLPTCKSDANPPKFAPIYYRDYLSQRYKETHADLLVYDKQQS is encoded by the exons ATGGAAAAAGAGAGCGCAGAAGCAGTCCTCAATTGTATTGACCTCTCCAAAGTCAATATTCAACAATCCGTTAATTTGCTCAAACAG TCTTGCACCGATTCTGGGTTTTTCTATATTATCAATCATGGAATTAGCCAGGAGTTTATGGACAAGGTTTTTGACCAGAGCCAGAAATTTTTCAACCTTCCACTCAACGAAAAGATGAAGGTTCTCCGGAACGATCACAATAGGGGATACACTCCTCTTCTCGATGAAATCCTTGATCCTCAGAACCAATTACATGGTGATTTTAAAGAAGGCTATTATATTGGAGTTGAAGCTAATGATTCACTTGATCACAAACCTTTTCATGGTCCAAACTTATGGCCGGCATCAG ATGTTCTCCCAGGATGGAGGGAAACTATGGAAGAATACCAACGCCAGGCATT AGAAGTGGGGAGAGCAGTTGCAAAGATAATAGCTCTTGCACTTGATTTGGATGCTAATTTTTTCGATAAACCAGAAACCCTAGGAGATCCCATTGCGATTCTGCGTTTGCTACACTATCAAG ATAAAATCTCAGAGCCGTCGCAAGGTTTATACGCAGCTGGAGCTCATACTGATTATGGCCTGATTACTTTGTTAGCAACAGATGATGTCCCGGGTCTTCAA ATATGCAAAGATAAGGAAGCTAAACCTCAGATATGGGAGGATGTGACACCATTGAAGGG AGCATTTATAGTTAATCTTGGAGACATGTTGGAGCGCTGGAGCAACTGTAGTTTCAA GTCTACATTGCACAGAGTTATAGGAAATGGTCAAGAAAGATATTCT ATTGCATATTTCTTGGAGCCTGGTCATGATTGTCTAGTGGAATGCTTGCCAACCTGCAAATCAGATGCAAATCCTCCTAA ATTTGCCCCTATCTATTACCGGGACTACTTGAGCCAGCGCTATAAGGAAACACATGCTGATCTGCTGGTATATGACAAACAACAATCTTGA
- the LOC127102165 gene encoding E3 ubiquitin-protein ligase ORTHRUS 2, which produces MSRNSKPPSLSSENWIKNITIKRRKKDLKIKSFSTKKTREKKKMAQFPCDSNGVCMVCKQKPLETETLYCTTCITPWHFTCLPLAPTSIAGWECPDCSQPNLTVDSLAPSIAGDLVSSIRAIENDPSLTDEEKAKKRQELVGGSSTETETINRACNDFLDIFDGSLNCSVCMQLLERPVTTPCGHNFCLKCFEKCIRQGKNTCSNCRTPIPAKMVSNPRINSQLAMAIRNAKIARSEGGVGGSGGLKVYHTVHNDELPDTAFTTERAKKTGKANACSGKIFVTIPKDHFGPIVAENDPTRNRGVLVGDSWEDRMECRQWGAHFPHVAGIAGQSTHGAQSVALSGGYVDDEDHGEWFLYTGSGGRDLSGNKRTNKDQSFDQKFESSNEALRLSCRKGYPVRVVRSHKEKRSAYAPEEGVRYDGIYRIEKCWRKMGIQGHKVCRYLFVRCDNEPAPWTSDLSGDRPRSLPIINEFKGATDITERKGDPSWDFDEKKGCWLWKKPPPLSKKTGKRVSSKSKNTLLKDFGCNICHKVLSSPLTTPCAHNFCKACLEDAFSGQSYIRERASQSGRSLRTRKNIMKCPICSADIADYLQNPQVNREMMGVIESLQRQTEQQMEESSEELSAKSDENLMPDEEMEFSKPCDSGEKVLKEINKNDLDPPKKGRKVAGGKIVVESEAMDDAEVESEAMDDAEVESEAMDFD; this is translated from the exons ATGAGTAGAAATTCAAAACCCCCTTCCCTCTCGAGTGAAAATTGGATTAAAAATATCACTATAAAAAGGAGAAAAAAAGACCTTAAAATTAAATCATTTTCAActaaaaaaactagagagaaaaagaaaatggCGCAGTTTCCTTGCGACTCCAATGGCGTTTGCATGGTATGCAAACAGAAGCCTCTAGAAACCGAAACTCTCTATTGCACAACATGCATAACTCCGTGGCATTTTACATGTTTACCCCTCGCTCCCACCTCTATCGCCGGCTGGGAATGCCCTGATTGTTCTCAACCCAACCTCACCGTCGATTCGCTTGCTCCGTCCATCGCCGGCGATCTCGTTTCCTCAATTCGCGCCATCGAGAACGATCCGTCGCTTACCGATGAAGAAAAAGCGAAGAAACGCCAAGAACTCGTTGGTGGATCTTCTACTGAAACTGAAACCATCAATAGAGCCTGCAATGATTTTCTTGATATCTTCGATGGGAGTCTCAATTGCTCCGTTTGCATGCAGTTATTGGAAAGACCCGTTACT ACTCCGTGCGGGCACAATTTTTGTCTGAAGTGTTTTGAGAAATGTATTAGGCAAGGAAAGAACACTTGTTCGAATTGTAGAACTCCAATTCCGGCGAAGATGGTGAGTAATCCGCGAATTAATTCGCAGTTGGCGATGGCGATTCGTAATGCGAAGATAGCGAGATCGGAAGGTGGTGTTGGAGGGAGCGGCGGTTTGAAAGTTTATCATACTGTTCATAATGATGAGCTTCCTGATACTGCTTTTACTACAGAGAGAGCAAAGAAAACAGGGAAGGCGAATGCGTGTAGTGGGAAGATATTTGTGACGATTCCGAAAGATCATTTTGGGCCGATTGTTGCTGAGAATGATCCAACGAGGAACCGCGGGGTTCTTGTTGGTGATTCGTGGGAGGATAGGATGGAATGTAGGCAATGGGGGGCTCATTTTCCTCATGTTGCTGGGATTGCTGGTCAGAGTACTCATGGTGCTCAGTCTGTTGCGCTTTCTGGTGGTtatgttgatgatgaagatcatggTGAGTGGTTTCTGTATACTGGAAGTGGTGGGAGAGATCTCAGTGGTAACAAACGAACCAATAAAGATCAGTCTTTTGATCAGAAGTTTGAGAGTTCGAATGAGGCTTTGAGACTCAGTTGTCGAAAAGGTTATCCTGTTCGTGTTGTTAG GTCCCACAAAGAGAAACGATCCGCTTATGCTCCGGAAGAAGGAGTGAGATACGACGGCATTTATAGAATTGAGAAATGCTGGCGCAAAATGGGAATACAA GGTCATAAGGTTTGCAGGTATTTGTTTGTGAGGTGTGACAATGAGCCAGCTCCATGGACAAG TGATTTATCCGGAGACCGTCCCCGTTCACTACCTATAATTAATGAGTTTAAGGGTGCAACAGATATTACTGAAAGAAAGGGTGATCCATCATGGGACTTTGAT GAGAAAAAGGGCTGCTGGTTGTGGAAGAAGCCCCCACCACTAAGTAAGAAAACAGGCAAAAGGGTGTCCTCCAAAAGCAAGAATACGCTGTTGAAAG ATTTTGGTTGCAACATATGTCACAAAGTGTTGTCTTCACCTCTTACTACTCCTTGTGCTCACAACTTCTGCAAAGCCTGCCTGGAGGATGCCTTTTCTGGCCAAAGCTATATCAGAGAGAGGGCATCTCAAAGTGGACGCTCTTTGCGGACACGAAAGAACATTATGAAATGCCCTATTTGTTCAGCTGATATAGCTGATTATCTTCAGAATCCGCAG GTAAACAGAGAAATGATGGGTGTGATTGAATCACTCCAGCGACAGACTGAGCAGCAGATGGAGGAGAGTTCGGAAGAATTAAGTGCTAAAAGTGATGAAAATCTCATGCCTGATGAGGAGATGGAGTTTTCAAAGCCCTGTGATTCAGGTGAAAAAGTGTTGAAGGAGATTAACAAGAATGATTTGGATCCTCCTAAGAAGGGGAGGAAAGTTGCCGGTGGCAAGATTGTGGTAGAAAGCGAAGCAATGGATGATGCAGAAGTAGAAAGCGAAGCAATGGATGATGCAGAAGTAGAAAGCGAAGCAATGGATTTTGATTAA